The following proteins are encoded in a genomic region of Hoeflea phototrophica DFL-43:
- a CDS encoding GNAT family N-acetyltransferase — protein sequence MSTEDNEYTLSTVEGMNAVTSEEWSHLGGASRTSQIESGLFYNPFVSQAFLSSLEDSGSVTAETGWLPRHIVLRGPDGTLKGAMPAYIKSHSMGEYVFDHAWADAFQRAGGRYYPKLQCSAPFTPATGPRLMVTPGLGAQAGRRALAAGGRSLCTQLGLSSVHATFVPEAEIADFEAEGYLHRTDQQFHFANQSYRDYTDFLETLASRKRKQLKRERRSALENGIEIEWLTGSDLSEALWDTFYGFYTDTSGRKWGRPYLTRQFFSLIGERMAEDVLLVLARREGRYIAGAINFIGGDCLYGRHWGCLEDHPFLHFEVCYHQAIDFAIARGLARVEAGAQGEHKLARGYLPVTTHSAHYIDHPGLRNAVADYLERERRDVAHIGQVLTDHGPFRKGGIENGGEEA from the coding sequence ATGAGCACTGAAGACAACGAGTACACCCTATCGACCGTTGAGGGCATGAATGCTGTCACATCGGAGGAGTGGAGCCACTTGGGTGGCGCGTCGCGAACTTCACAAATTGAGTCCGGACTTTTCTATAACCCATTTGTCAGCCAAGCCTTTTTGTCATCTCTGGAAGACTCCGGCTCGGTCACCGCTGAAACCGGATGGCTGCCCCGCCATATTGTCTTGCGCGGACCGGATGGCACACTCAAAGGTGCCATGCCCGCCTATATCAAGAGCCATTCGATGGGCGAGTATGTGTTCGATCATGCCTGGGCCGACGCATTTCAACGCGCCGGCGGCCGGTATTATCCCAAACTGCAGTGCTCGGCTCCATTCACGCCGGCGACCGGTCCCCGATTGATGGTGACGCCCGGTCTCGGGGCTCAGGCCGGACGGCGAGCGCTGGCTGCCGGCGGGCGGTCGCTGTGCACCCAACTCGGACTGTCATCGGTCCATGCCACCTTTGTGCCCGAGGCCGAAATTGCCGATTTCGAGGCGGAAGGCTATCTGCACCGGACTGACCAGCAATTTCATTTCGCCAACCAGTCCTACCGCGATTACACCGATTTTCTCGAGACGCTCGCTTCACGCAAGCGCAAGCAGCTCAAGCGCGAGCGCCGCAGCGCGCTCGAAAACGGCATCGAGATCGAATGGCTGACCGGCAGCGATCTCAGTGAGGCGTTGTGGGACACTTTCTACGGCTTCTACACGGACACCAGCGGGCGCAAATGGGGCCGCCCCTATCTCACAAGGCAGTTCTTCTCGCTGATTGGCGAGCGGATGGCCGAGGACGTGCTGTTGGTGCTGGCGCGGCGCGAGGGCCGCTACATCGCCGGTGCGATCAACTTCATCGGTGGAGACTGTCTCTATGGACGCCACTGGGGTTGCCTCGAGGATCATCCGTTCCTGCATTTCGAGGTCTGCTATCATCAGGCGATCGATTTCGCCATTGCCAGGGGGCTTGCGCGGGTGGAAGCGGGCGCGCAGGGCGAACACAAGCTGGCGCGCGGCTACCTGCCGGTCACCACCCATTCGGCCCACTATATCGACCACCCCGGACTGAGAAACGCCGTGGCCGATTACCTCGAGCGCGAACGCCGTGATGTGGCGCATATCGGCCAAGTGCTCACCGACCACGGCCCGTTCCGAAAGGGCGGCATCGAAAACGGCGGCGAAGAGGCGTGA
- a CDS encoding glycerophosphodiester phosphodiesterase — MNTQARDFKWLTAQPIAHRGYHDMNQAVWENTPSAFARAIAAGYAIECDLQIATDGVPVVFHDDDLTRLCGLPGDVRERSSRELGQLAVGGTADRVPSLTDTLKQVAGQVPLVLELKGRPGDDDGFADAVVESLEDYDGPVALMSFDHHLLRDLKACNPPRPIGLTADGTKPEAFFTHEEAMQLGLDFISYCVHHLPNSFVEAQRKQGVPVITWTVRDSGAVELTTAHADQMTFEGFAP; from the coding sequence ATGAACACGCAGGCCCGGGACTTCAAATGGCTGACCGCACAGCCAATCGCCCATCGCGGCTATCACGACATGAACCAGGCGGTCTGGGAAAACACGCCTTCCGCCTTTGCACGCGCCATTGCGGCCGGTTATGCAATCGAATGCGATCTGCAGATCGCCACCGATGGCGTTCCAGTGGTGTTTCACGATGATGATCTTACAAGGCTTTGCGGGTTGCCGGGCGATGTGCGGGAGCGCAGTTCTCGTGAGCTGGGGCAGCTTGCCGTCGGCGGCACCGCTGACCGTGTTCCGAGCCTGACGGACACACTCAAGCAAGTTGCGGGACAGGTGCCGCTGGTTCTCGAACTCAAGGGCCGTCCAGGCGATGATGACGGATTTGCCGATGCTGTCGTCGAATCCCTTGAAGACTATGACGGGCCCGTGGCGCTGATGAGCTTCGACCATCACCTGCTGCGCGATCTCAAGGCCTGCAACCCGCCGAGACCGATCGGGTTAACCGCAGATGGCACCAAGCCCGAAGCATTCTTCACGCACGAGGAAGCCATGCAGCTTGGCCTCGATTTCATCTCCTATTGCGTGCACCATCTGCCCAACAGTTTTGTCGAAGCCCAACGCAAACAAGGGGTTCCAGTGATAACTTGGACAGTGCGCGATTCCGGCGCTGTCGAGCTGACAACGGCCCATGCAGATCAGATGACCTTCGAAGGATTTGCGCCCTGA
- a CDS encoding RidA family protein has protein sequence MTDSIQSRLAARNITLPEAAAPAANYLPYAISGSQLFISGQLPMENGALAVTGILGRDVDVPTAQRAAELCAINILSQAKAALGGDLERIVRVIKLNGFVASDPNFTEQHLVINGASNLMAEILGDAGKHARAAVGMASLPLNAAVEIDAVIEIR, from the coding sequence ATGACCGACAGCATTCAGTCCCGCCTTGCCGCCCGCAACATAACGCTTCCCGAGGCGGCGGCACCGGCAGCCAACTACCTGCCCTATGCGATCAGCGGATCGCAGCTTTTCATCTCAGGCCAGTTGCCGATGGAAAACGGCGCGCTGGCCGTGACCGGCATTCTGGGCCGTGATGTGGACGTGCCAACCGCGCAGCGCGCTGCCGAACTGTGCGCAATCAACATCCTAAGCCAGGCAAAGGCGGCACTGGGCGGTGATCTGGAACGCATTGTCCGGGTCATCAAGCTCAACGGGTTTGTCGCCTCCGATCCGAACTTTACCGAGCAGCACCTGGTGATCAACGGCGCGTCCAATCTGATGGCCGAGATCCTCGGCGATGCGGGCAAACATGCGCGTGCCGCGGTCGGAATGGCCAGCCTGCCGCTCAATGCGGCGGTTGAAATCGACGCCGTGATCGAAATCCGCTGA
- a CDS encoding cell envelope integrity EipB family protein: protein MRKLAIVLAALVSTGSLMTVAEAGTAMLATHRAVYDLTLKSASERSGISQMAGRMVYEFNGSACEGYTVSFRFVSEIATGDDTRVTDQQTTTFEDVRDRTFRFVTRSFVNQQLDRETRGAATAGDGQLAITLEQPEKMALDIPDAKLPTEHLIEMIERAKAGERFYESRIYDGSDDGDRAMITTSILGASQAPSAGDTEAKVAGELAGDNFWPVSMSYFEEDAEGDGLPVYSIAFKLYGNGVTRDLTMDYGDFVLEGELTQLDMFEPAPCPE from the coding sequence ATGCGCAAGCTTGCAATTGTTCTGGCCGCCCTGGTTTCAACAGGTTCGTTGATGACTGTGGCCGAAGCTGGAACAGCGATGCTCGCCACCCATCGTGCGGTTTATGATCTGACGCTCAAAAGTGCTTCGGAGCGCTCAGGCATCTCGCAGATGGCGGGCCGCATGGTCTATGAGTTCAACGGGTCCGCCTGTGAGGGCTATACGGTAAGCTTTCGCTTTGTCAGCGAAATTGCCACTGGAGACGACACTCGCGTCACCGATCAGCAGACCACGACCTTCGAAGATGTGCGCGACCGGACCTTCCGCTTCGTAACCCGCTCCTTTGTCAACCAGCAGCTTGACCGGGAAACCCGTGGCGCGGCCACAGCCGGTGACGGTCAACTGGCAATCACCCTTGAACAACCGGAAAAGATGGCGCTGGATATCCCTGATGCCAAGCTTCCCACCGAGCATCTCATCGAGATGATCGAGCGCGCCAAGGCTGGCGAACGGTTTTATGAATCGCGCATCTACGACGGCTCAGACGATGGCGACAGAGCCATGATCACCACATCGATCCTGGGCGCGTCGCAAGCTCCCAGCGCGGGCGACACCGAAGCAAAGGTTGCGGGCGAGCTTGCCGGTGACAATTTCTGGCCCGTGTCGATGTCCTATTTTGAGGAAGACGCCGAGGGGGACGGCTTGCCGGTCTACTCCATTGCCTTCAAGCTCTATGGCAATGGCGTGACCCGCGACCTGACGATGGATTACGGTGATTTCGTTTTGGAAGGCGAGCTCACCCAGCTCGACATGTTCGAACCCGCTCCTTGCCCCGAATAG
- a CDS encoding Hsp70 family protein: MANALGLDFGTTNTVLARHTEASDTESVSFNSSAGTSDTMRTALSFIKDAQLGAQALKVEAGPAAVRAFIDNPGDCRFLQSIKTFAASPLFQGTLVHARRFQFEDLMEVFLNRLRSYAGDEWPATAKRIVTGRPVHFAGASPDPALAMRRYNDALTRLGFPELHYVYEPVAAAFYFARNLTQDATVLVADFGGGTSDFSLIRFERHGGLVSAVPVGYSGVGIAGDQFDACIIDHLVAPEIGKGSQFTSFGKRLDVPASYYRNFSRWNQLSIFKTSREYSELKALLRQAVEPEKLERFIDLIEHDEGYALYQAVSAVKMALSGQEEAEFSFAPLGKAVEKAVKRSDFEAWIAPDVARIAGALDEVMDKTGTLAVAIDKVFLTGGTSFVPAVRQIFGERFDADRIETGGELISIAHGLAMIGEREDIAQWTVPFSA; the protein is encoded by the coding sequence ATGGCCAATGCGCTTGGGCTCGATTTCGGCACGACCAACACGGTTCTGGCGCGGCACACTGAGGCTTCGGACACGGAGTCGGTCAGCTTCAATTCGTCCGCCGGCACCAGCGACACCATGCGCACGGCGCTGTCCTTCATCAAGGATGCTCAACTTGGAGCCCAGGCGCTCAAGGTAGAGGCAGGCCCGGCCGCTGTCCGCGCCTTCATCGACAACCCCGGCGATTGCAGGTTTCTCCAATCAATCAAGACCTTCGCGGCTTCTCCGCTGTTCCAGGGCACCCTGGTGCATGCGCGCCGTTTCCAGTTCGAGGATCTGATGGAGGTGTTCCTCAACCGGCTGCGCTCCTATGCCGGGGATGAGTGGCCGGCAACGGCCAAACGCATCGTCACCGGGCGTCCGGTGCATTTTGCCGGGGCCAGCCCCGATCCTGCCCTTGCCATGCGGCGCTACAACGATGCGCTCACCCGGCTTGGCTTTCCTGAATTGCACTATGTCTATGAGCCTGTTGCGGCGGCTTTCTACTTTGCCCGCAATCTCACACAGGACGCCACCGTGCTGGTCGCCGATTTCGGTGGCGGCACCAGTGACTTCTCGTTGATCCGTTTTGAGCGGCACGGCGGATTGGTCAGTGCCGTTCCGGTCGGCTATTCCGGTGTCGGCATTGCCGGGGACCAGTTCGACGCCTGCATCATCGATCATCTGGTTGCCCCTGAAATCGGCAAGGGCAGTCAGTTCACCAGCTTCGGAAAACGTCTGGATGTGCCGGCGAGCTACTATCGCAATTTTTCGCGCTGGAACCAGCTCTCCATTTTCAAGACGAGCAGGGAATACTCGGAACTGAAGGCGCTGCTGCGTCAGGCGGTTGAGCCCGAAAAGCTCGAGCGGTTCATCGACTTGATCGAACATGACGAGGGTTATGCGCTGTATCAGGCGGTTTCGGCGGTCAAGATGGCATTGTCGGGGCAGGAAGAAGCGGAATTCAGCTTCGCGCCACTGGGCAAAGCCGTGGAGAAGGCGGTTAAACGCAGCGATTTCGAAGCCTGGATCGCTCCAGATGTTGCCCGCATCGCCGGCGCACTTGATGAGGTGATGGACAAGACCGGCACGCTGGCGGTTGCCATCGACAAGGTGTTTCTGACCGGTGGCACGTCCTTCGTGCCTGCAGTGCGCCAGATCTTTGGCGAACGCTTCGACGCCGACCGGATCGAAACCGGCGGAGAACTGATTTCGATTGCCCATGGCCTGGCCATGATTGGCGAACGCGAAGACATAGCCCAATGGACTGTGCCGTTCTCGGCGTAA
- a CDS encoding pentapeptide repeat-containing protein has product MMSLPKFAVCVGFLATTLFSASSVPGHASDYADCRAAAAPGINWEDCDRKLLVLRGSDLSGANLVETNLTSTDLRESNLIEANLEKATLFRASLAGSKATGARFDRIEAYRADFSNLDATGASFGSAEMQRAKLNNSMLANTDFTKADLGRAQFDGADISGSRFSLANLARADFRGTTSNAALDFDRAFMFLARLEGVDLSTATGITQAQVDIACGDDATVLPAGLTKPAGWPCNFEQE; this is encoded by the coding sequence ATGATGTCACTGCCAAAATTTGCGGTTTGCGTAGGTTTCCTCGCGACGACCCTCTTTTCAGCTTCTTCGGTGCCCGGCCACGCGTCGGATTATGCGGATTGCCGCGCAGCGGCGGCGCCCGGCATAAACTGGGAAGACTGTGACAGAAAGCTGCTGGTGCTCAGGGGCTCCGATCTGAGCGGCGCCAATCTGGTCGAGACAAATCTCACGTCCACCGATTTGCGGGAAAGCAATCTGATTGAGGCCAACCTGGAAAAGGCAACATTGTTTCGCGCGTCACTGGCGGGTTCGAAGGCTACCGGAGCCCGGTTCGACAGGATTGAAGCCTACCGCGCGGATTTCAGCAATCTGGATGCGACTGGCGCCAGTTTCGGCAGTGCCGAGATGCAGCGCGCGAAACTGAACAATTCGATGCTTGCAAACACGGATTTCACCAAGGCGGATCTGGGGCGGGCTCAGTTCGATGGCGCCGACATCTCCGGCAGCCGGTTTTCGCTCGCCAATCTGGCACGCGCCGATTTTCGCGGGACAACTTCAAACGCGGCCTTGGATTTTGACCGTGCCTTCATGTTCCTGGCGCGGCTCGAAGGCGTTGATCTGTCCACCGCGACAGGCATCACCCAGGCGCAGGTGGACATCGCTTGCGGCGATGACGCAACAGTGCTGCCTGCCGGCCTGACAAAACCAGCTGGTTGGCCCTGCAATTTCGAACAGGAATAG